The DNA sequence TATCGTAACACATATTGCTGGTGCCACAGTTGATCTCGAACGTGTGTACTCTATGGGGAAAATTTACAATGTAAAAATTGTTGAAGATGCCTGTGATGCTCTTGGTGCTACTTACAAAGGGCAAAAAATAGGTTCGACTGGTGCTGATATTGTGTGTTTTAATTTCTCTCCGCACTTAAGAAAAAATATTTGTAACGGCGGAATGCTTGTAACAAATGATGATGAGATAATTGAACGTGCAAGATTGCTTGCTAATCATGCAATTGTACGTGATGAAGATGCACTAGAATATATTTATGATGTTGTAGATATTGGGAATGATTATTCATTAAGTCAGCTCAATGCTGCATATATAAGAGCACAGATTGAAGAGCAAGATAAGAATATTGCTAGACAGCAAGAAATTGCTAACTTATATAGCAAAAAACTTGAGAGTGTTGACCATGTTACTATTCCTGATATGAGTAACGATGAACATCCGTTTAGTTTATATATCATCAAGATTGACAAAAACCGTGACTCTTTTGCAGTAGAGCTAAGAGAAGAAGGTATAGCGACAGGATTGCATTATATTCCACTGCATCTACTCTCTTACTATAAGTCAAAATATTCGTTAAGAGTAAACGACTTTCCAGTTGCACTAAGATCGTATCAACAAGTTTTATCACTTCCTATTTACGCTCATATGAGTGATGAAGATGTTGAAAAGGTAATTGCTACTGTTAAAAAAATAGCAAAAACAAGAGTTTAATACACTTGAAAAAATCTTTCGTATTTTGGGTTGAAGAGTATCTCTACAACCCGAAGTTTTTCCAAAAAATTCTCTCTTTTTTACTTTATCCTTTATCACTTTTATATTGTTTTATTATGTGGATTCGCTTTAAATATACGACGCCTGAAGACTTTGGTATAGAGATTATCAGTGTCGGAAATTTAGTTGTTGGTGGAAGTGGTAAAACTCCTTTTGTAACAGCTCTTGCTCATAATCAAAAAAATATTGCAGTGGTTTTACGCGGCTACGGAAGAAAATCCAAAGGTTTGGTAATTGTAAAAGATAAAGAGAATATTTTGGTAGATGTGGAACAAAGCGGTGACGAAGCTATGATCTATGCCAAAAAACTTCCAAATGCGGTCGTAATTGTAAGTGAAGATCGTAAAGTTGCAATAAATAAGGCAAAAGAGATGGGTATTGAGAAAATATTTCTCGATGATGCTTATTCAAAACATGATATTAAAAAGCTTGATATTTTACTTGATGTCCCTACTAAAAACAATTTTTGTCTACCAAGTGGTCCTTACAGAGAAAGACTTTGGAAAGGTAAGTTTGCCATGGTATTACAAGAGGATAAAGACTTCAAAAGGGTAACAACACTAAAAGATGAAACATCTAAGATGTCTTTAGTAACGGCAATTGCCAGACCGCAAAGGCTTGATTCTTATTTGCCTGAGGTTGTTGCAAAGCATTATTTTGAGGATCATCATAACTTTACAAAAGAGGAACTTGAAGCAATTTTACGCAAGGATAAAAGTGAAAGTTTATTGGTAACTTTTAAAGATTTTGTGAAAATTGAAAAGTTTGGTTTGCCTTTGTCGTTATTAGACTTGGAGTTGGAACTAAAATACGGTAAAATTTCAGAATTATAACTTTAGGAAAAATAGAGTGAAAACTAAAATAGAAACAGTAAAAACACTTCTTGACGCACTTCCGTTTATCAGGGAGTTTCGTAAAAAGATCGTTGTTATAAAATATGGTGGTTCTGCACAAACATCACCGGAATTAAAAGAGAAATTTGCAGAAGATATTTTACTTATGTATTTAGTGGGTATCAAACCTGTAATTATCCACGGCGGTGGTAAAAAAATCACGGATATGCTTGCAGCTTTAAATATCGGTACAGAATTTATTGAAGGGCAGCGTGTAACTACTCCGGATGTTATGCGTATTGTTGAGATGATTTTAAGTGGTGAAATTAATAAAGAGATAGTTTCACTTTTAAACTCTCACGGTGCTAAAGCTATTGGAGTAAGCGGTAAAGATGCTCATTTCATTAAAGCAAAACCGAAAAATTATGAGAAATGGGGACTGACGGGAAATATCACAGATGTTGATGCCTCAGTTATTCAAAATCTTATTGCTGAGAACTTTATCCCTGTAATTGCACCAATTGCTGCTGATGATGAGATGGGTCACCCTGGATATAACATCAATGCAGACCTTTGTGCATCACAAGTTGCTAAAGCAATCGGGGCAAATAAAATTATCTTTTTAACAGACACTGCGGGTGTCTTAGACAAAGATATGAACCTAATATCTAGCTTAACAAAAGCGGATGTTGAAAATTTAAAAGCAGATGGTACGATACATGGTGGTATGGTTCCAAAAGTTGATGCTTGTTTAGAAGCTATAGACGGTGGTGTACACAAAGCACACATTATTGACGGAAGGTTAGAGCACTCTATGATTTTAGAGTTGTTTACTTCAGAGGGTGTAGGTACACAAATTATTGAAAAAAAGGAAGAAAACTAATGAATTATGAAGCATTATTTGAAGATGAAGAGAGTGTATTTAACGGTTCTCCAAAATCAAAATTTCTAGATGTTGTATTTACTGCAAACAACGATGTTGTAAGATACGACCTTGAACTGCTTATTCAAAAAATGGCAGCTATGGAGTTATTGTTAGAGAAACATCTTGGACATGATGATATCGAAGGTGCAATCAAGCAGTTTGAATTTGAAAACGGTGGAGATTGTGACATCAAAGCAAAATCTTTATATATCGAGTTAACAGGTTCTATCGTTTCAAAAAGCGAATAAACAATTGCGAGTATTTTTACAAGGCTTTATCACACTAATATTACTTTTTAGTGTAGCTTCTGCTGATCAGTACAAGGAAATGAGAAAAATTTCTTTACAAAAGGATCAGCAAAAGAAAATTCTTGTAAAATACGAAAATAAAATAAAACTCTTTACATTTAGATGGACTCTATATGTAAACGGCGGCTTAGTAGTTCTGCGATCGTACGATAAACAAGTAGCGCAAAACGTATTGGAACTAAACCATAAGAACCAAAGCTTTCGAGTAGCTGTAAAGCCTCGGGGAGCGACTAATTTTAATGTGCCGTACATTCTAGTTAAATTTAAAGAGTTTGATTACGAAAAAAACGAAGCTATTTTTGAACTATACAATTTTAATAACAAAGTTCAAGTGACTTTAGAAGATTTGAAAAACAATTAAAGACGAGAGTGATGCAAAGAGTAGAAGAGCAGATCAAAAGACTGATTGATGAGATAAATTATGAAGAAGTAAGCCGTTTATTTGCAACGTTAAGCGGCGGTAAAAGACTTCGTGCTAAATTGATTTTAAAAATTGCCAAAGATCATGAAGATGCTCCGCTTTTAGCTGCAATTGTAGAACTGATTCATGCCGCATCTCTGTTACACGATGATGTAATTGATGAAGCGATGACTCGTCGCGGTAAAGCATCTGTAAATGCAACAGACGGTAGTAAAACAGCTGTAATGCTTGGAGATATTCTTTACTCTAAAGCGTTTACGGAATTAGTAGTGTTTGATAAACTTGTTGCGCAAACTATTGCTGCTTCGGTAACAGCCCTCTCCAAAGGTGAGATGATGGATGTTAAGATGGCAGAATCATTTAACTCTGATGAGCATCTTTATCTTGACATGCTTTATCTGAAAACGGCTACTTTGATCGAAGCAGCGGCTAAAGCAAGTGCACTGCTAGCTGGAAAAAATGCAGCTTCACATGCCCTATATGGTAAAAATCTTGGTCTTTCATTCCAGATTATTGATGATATTTTAGATATTACTTCTGATGCAGCGACACTCGGTAAACCTGCTATGAATGATTTTGTAGAGGGTAAATGTACATTGCCGTATATCTATTTGTATCATGCTATGGATGAACAAGACAAACACCGTCTTGTATCTCTTCATACCAAAGAGCTCTCAAGCGAAGATGCAGAGTGGATTAAAGCAAATATGAAACATTATCAAACAATTGAAAAATCGTTTGCACTTGCACAAAAACTATCAAACGAAGCTCAAGAAGCAATGAAAGATGATGAAGAATTAGTTGCAATTTTAGAAACTATGATAAAGAGAAGTTATTAACGATGCATTATTTAATAGTAAGTCTTTCACATAAAAATAGCGATGTTGCACTAAGAGAAAAATTCACATATACGGATGAACAAAAAGAGACTTGTTTAGAGAATCTTTTAAAATGTGACGTAATCAGTGAGGCTATGATACTTGCTACTTGTAACCGCGTTGAGCTTTATGGTTGTTGTAGTGATATAGAGGGTGCACTTGAACATATGCTTTATCTTCTAACTTCTAAGTCGGGTCTGACAAAAGAGTTCATTAAAGAGACAGCAGAGATTGTAGATGATTCTAGTGCAATTCATCATCTTTTTGCAGTTGCAAGTTCGATCGATTCTATGGTTGTAGGTGAG is a window from the Sulfurimonas sp. C5 genome containing:
- a CDS encoding DegT/DnrJ/EryC1/StrS family aminotransferase: MEIPFNKYESSREAHSNVSDALDGEAINQVEELENEFASYVGAEYALATSHGTSALHLAMLALDLKRGDKVVCSVNAHPSVPEVVRHFDAEPVFIDIYADNYNMDLDKLENYLEDNKSKKLKAVIVTHIAGATVDLERVYSMGKIYNVKIVEDACDALGATYKGQKIGSTGADIVCFNFSPHLRKNICNGGMLVTNDDEIIERARLLANHAIVRDEDALEYIYDVVDIGNDYSLSQLNAAYIRAQIEEQDKNIARQQEIANLYSKKLESVDHVTIPDMSNDEHPFSLYIIKIDKNRDSFAVELREEGIATGLHYIPLHLLSYYKSKYSLRVNDFPVALRSYQQVLSLPIYAHMSDEDVEKVIATVKKIAKTRV
- a CDS encoding tetraacyldisaccharide 4'-kinase produces the protein MKKSFVFWVEEYLYNPKFFQKILSFLLYPLSLLYCFIMWIRFKYTTPEDFGIEIISVGNLVVGGSGKTPFVTALAHNQKNIAVVLRGYGRKSKGLVIVKDKENILVDVEQSGDEAMIYAKKLPNAVVIVSEDRKVAINKAKEMGIEKIFLDDAYSKHDIKKLDILLDVPTKNNFCLPSGPYRERLWKGKFAMVLQEDKDFKRVTTLKDETSKMSLVTAIARPQRLDSYLPEVVAKHYFEDHHNFTKEELEAILRKDKSESLLVTFKDFVKIEKFGLPLSLLDLELELKYGKISEL
- the argB gene encoding acetylglutamate kinase, whose protein sequence is MKTKIETVKTLLDALPFIREFRKKIVVIKYGGSAQTSPELKEKFAEDILLMYLVGIKPVIIHGGGKKITDMLAALNIGTEFIEGQRVTTPDVMRIVEMILSGEINKEIVSLLNSHGAKAIGVSGKDAHFIKAKPKNYEKWGLTGNITDVDASVIQNLIAENFIPVIAPIAADDEMGHPGYNINADLCASQVAKAIGANKIIFLTDTAGVLDKDMNLISSLTKADVENLKADGTIHGGMVPKVDACLEAIDGGVHKAHIIDGRLEHSMILELFTSEGVGTQIIEKKEEN
- a CDS encoding DUF2018 family protein; this translates as MNYEALFEDEESVFNGSPKSKFLDVVFTANNDVVRYDLELLIQKMAAMELLLEKHLGHDDIEGAIKQFEFENGGDCDIKAKSLYIELTGSIVSKSE
- a CDS encoding polyprenyl synthetase family protein, with product MQRVEEQIKRLIDEINYEEVSRLFATLSGGKRLRAKLILKIAKDHEDAPLLAAIVELIHAASLLHDDVIDEAMTRRGKASVNATDGSKTAVMLGDILYSKAFTELVVFDKLVAQTIAASVTALSKGEMMDVKMAESFNSDEHLYLDMLYLKTATLIEAAAKASALLAGKNAASHALYGKNLGLSFQIIDDILDITSDAATLGKPAMNDFVEGKCTLPYIYLYHAMDEQDKHRLVSLHTKELSSEDAEWIKANMKHYQTIEKSFALAQKLSNEAQEAMKDDEELVAILETMIKRSY